Proteins encoded in a region of the Ziziphus jujuba cultivar Dongzao chromosome 3, ASM3175591v1 genome:
- the LOC107421856 gene encoding probable RNA helicase SDE3, whose product MSFIRDFLQWLIGGDQSSSPRPPQSSTSQTQTWQPSPRTSSSPQTSSTHKPSPSPNPSASSYQNQLPTYSTYKPSPSSQKQIPTTHKPPPSPIYPSASSSQNQLPSFSTYTPSPSSQKQIPTTHKPPPSPIYPSASSSQNQLPTSSTLKPSTSSQNQLPNFKPTLREAPKNATNQEGKANYIWVEDDASLPLYIIPEDMKDLIKKDIVPHVLKKPLSPLTYKDYFAALLYAEDYYFEKWSEFEMENVTLELQKAEISKRNNRHNKHLNDHDEKEEKLFVEFAIDSVAGNRPFLLSRDLVFAKPSGSNIEPFKGVIFRLVRSSIVLVEFGDDFYLQHHSTRKYDISFSFNRICLKRAHQALNAVSDNLFRNFLFPDSAPETTIPTAPASSSHFHKLNSDIPSIVGQILSIKGSPPYLVSGPLCVAERKVFSHSTNLSKTGLLVHEAIVQIYKSSPECRILLSAPSNSACDALMRSLMKVIPESNMFRANAAFRGIDEVPDDILSSCLYKEECFACPSLEKLLKFKVIFSTFMSSYRLHSEGIAAGHFSHIFLVDASFAIEPEALVTLANFADKNTAVVVTGKPGNSSSWVRSEIGRKKGLKISYFERLCECRPYRTPNPKFFADLGLS is encoded by the exons atGTCTTTCATTCGTGATTTCTTGCAATGGCTTATTGGTGGTGACCAAAGTTCTTCACCTAGACCACCTCAATCAAGCACATCCCAAACCCAAACATGGCAGCCTAGTCCCAGAACTTCTTCTTCACCACAAACTTCAAGTACTCATAAACCATCTCCATCTCCAAATCCATCTGCATCTTCTTACCAAAATCAGCTTCCAACCTATTCAACTTATAAACCATCTCCTTCTTCCCAGAAGCAAATTCCGACTACTCATAAACCACCTCCATCTCCTATATATCCATCtgcttcttcttcccaaaatcAGCTTCCATCCTTTTCAACTTATACACCATCTCCTTCTTCCCAGAAGCAAATTCCAACTACTCATAAACCACCTCCATCCCCTATATATCCATCtgcttcttcttcccaaaatcAGCTTCCAACATCTTCAACTCTTAAACCATCTACTTCTTCCCAAAATCAGCTTCCAAATTTTAAGCCTACCCTTCGTGAAGCTCCCAAAAATGCAACAAATCAGGAGGGAAAGGCAAACTATATATGGGTTGAAGATGATGCTTCTTTGCCTCTATACATCATTCCTGAGGATATGAAAGATTTGATCAAGAAAGACATTGTTCCTCATGTTCTGAAAAAGCCTTTGTCTCCTTTGACATATAAGGACTACTTTGCTGCTTTGCTTTATGCTGAAGACTACTACTTTGAG AAATGGAGCGAGTTCGAAATGGAAAATGTGACATTGGAGTTGCAAAAAGCTGAAATTTCTAAAAGGAATAACCGgcataataaacatttgaatgatcatgatgagaaaGAGGAAAAACTCTTTGTAGAGTTCGCGATCGATTCGGTTGCTGGGAACCGCCCATTCCTTTTGTCAAGGGACTTGGTCTTTGCAAAACCTTCAGGTAGCAATATTGAGCCATTTAAG GGTGTTATCTTTCGTCTAGTGCGCAGCAGCATTGTACTCGTGGAGTTTGGAGATGATTTCTATTTGCAGCATCATTCAACCCGGAAATATGATATCAGCTTCTCATTCAACAGGATATGTTTGAAAAGAGCACACCAAGCACTTAATGCTGTATCAGACAATCTATTCCGGAATTTCCTATTTCCTGATTCTGCACCCGAGACAACAATTCCCACTGCTCCAGCTTCAAGTTCTCACTTTCACAAGCTCAATTCGGATATACCCTCCATAGTGGGTCAGATTCTAAGCATTAAGGGCTCACCACCTTACCTTGTATCTGGTCCATTATGTGTAGCTGAAAGAAAAGTATTTTCACACTCGACTAATCTATCAAAAACTGGTTTGCTTGTTCATGAAGCAATAGTGCAAATATATAAATCATCACCGGAGTGTCGAATTCTTTTAAGTGCACCAAGTAACAGTGCTTGTGACGCGCTGATGAGAAGCTTGATGAAGGTGATTCCAGAATCCAATATGTTCCGAGCAAACGCTGCATTTCGCGGGATAGATGAGGTGCCGGACGACATCCTCTCCTCATGTCTTTACAAAGAAGAGTGTTTCGCTTGTCCATCACTTGAGAAACTTCTAAAGTTCAAGGTGATTTTCTCCACTTTTATGAGTAGTTACCGGTTGCATAGTGAAGGCATTGCTGCAGGACATTTTAGTCACATTTTTCTAGTGGATGCTTCATTTGCCATTGAGCCGGAGGCATTGGTGACCCTAGCTAATTTTGCTGACAAAAATACTGCTGTTGTTGTCACTGGTAAACCTGGAAATTCTTCGAGTTGGGTTCGTTCCGAGATTGGTAGGAAAAAGGGGTTGAAGATTTCGTATTTTGAAAGACTATGCGAATGCAGGCCATACAGAACTCCCAATCCTAAGTTCTTTGCGGATTTAGGCTTATCATGA
- the LOC107425569 gene encoding uncharacterized protein LOC107425569, with the protein MSFFLDLLRCLLCCEYDVDRDYDDFGRIERNHFRVESPSSVPRFAHQSIDSFSNLYTRILLSKDKEVSGDSKFPPLLSASASASAAVSASPYNSHSSTPKPPKSFPKQAQSSYNYEPSKSLKPAISSSEQPQLSSCQTSSSSQRSSIKPLPSCPFSLNGPPCPSPQKLPNVRPILPEVASIQASPKTSRTTQSSASQTCPSPQSFSAKPSPSSFKVPETSTQPSPFSSSPLNAPPSRTSERLPTSRPILFVPSNQTSPKTSKTTQSSADQARPSPQCSSAKQSPSSIFVPKPSAQSFPSSPSLFSEPPSPSSSSSSSSQKFPTFKTILREATPNATDQKGKEEYICVEKDSLPLYMIPEDIKDLIKKEIVPEILKKPLSPLTYKDYFAALLYAEEYYYEKWSDFEMKNVTLELQKSRVSKRHKKHKNVNDGSNKPDDKIFVKFQIDSIPEHRPFLLSRDLVYARLTRSKAKNFQGVIFRVEGRKNIVLVEFEEDFYIQHDSTQRYDISFSFNRICLKRAHQALNAVSENLIQNFLFTDSPSRKVIPTTPVLGSQFSRIASDISSTVRQILSIQGSPPYLVAGPLCVPESKNYSYSEEPSKTGKVVREAVVQIYKSSPECRILISAPSNSACDVLMRSLKKVIPESNMFRANAAFREKDEVPDDILSSCLYKKERFACPSLDGLKKYRVIFSTFMSSFRLHNEGIHAGHFSHVFLVDASSAIEPEALVTVANFLDKNTTLVVTGRHGNSSRWIRSEIARERGLRTSYFERLCQCRPYRTLNPKFFTDLGLPDDSYSFR; encoded by the exons ATGTCTTTCTTTCTTGATTTGCTGAGATGCCTTCTCTGTTGTGAATATGATGTTGATCGTGATTACGATGATTTCGGAAGAATTGAAAGAAACCATTTTCGGGTTGAATCTCCTTCTAGTGTTCCTCGTTTTGCCCACCAATCCATTGACTCTTTCAGCAATTTGTATACTCGGATTTTATTGAGCAAAGACAAGGAAGTTTCTGGGGACTCAAAATTTCCACCACTGCTatctgcttctgcttctgccTCTGCCGCTGTTTCTGCTTCACCCTATAACTCACATTCATCAACTCCTAAACCCCCAAAATCTTTTCCTAAACAAGCCCAATCTTCATACAATTACGAACCTTCAAAATCTCTTAAGCCTGCAATATCCTCATCTGAACAGCCCCAATTAAGTTCATGCCAAACATCGTCTAGTTCCCAAAGATCTTCAATTAAACCACTCCCATCTTGTCCATTTTCTCTCAATGGACCTCCATGTCCCTCTCCACAAAAGCTTCCAAACGTTAGGCCTATCCTTCCTGAAGTTGCTAGCATCCAGGCTTCACCTAAAACATCACGAACAACCCAATCAAGTGCATCCCAAACATGCCCTAGTCCCCAGAGCTTTTCAGCTAAACCATCCCCATCTTCCTTTAAGGTACCAGAAACTTCAACTCAACCATCCCCATTTTCTTCATCTCCACTCAATGCACCTCCATCTCGCACTTCAGAAAGGCTACCAACCTCTAGGCCTATCCTTTTTGTTCCTAGCAACCAGACTTCACCTAAAACATCTAAAACAACCCAATCAAGTGCAGACCAAGCACGGCCTAGTCCCCAGTGTTCTTCCGCTAAACAATCCCCATCTTCCATTTTCGTACCAAAACCCTCAGCTCAATCATTCCCATCTTCTCCATCTTTATTCAGTGAACCTCCATCTCCCTCTTCATCATCAAGTTCATCTTCCCAAAAATTTCCAACCTTTAAGACTATCCTGCGGGAAGCTACCCCGAATGCAACGGATCAGAAAGGGAAGGAAGAGTACATCTGCGTTGAAAAGGATTCGTTGCCCCTGTACATGATTCCCGAGGATATCAAAGACTTGATCAAGAAAGAAATTGTGCCTGAAATTCTTAAAAAGCCTCTGTCTCCCTTGACTTACAAGGACTACTTTGCAGCTCTGTTATATGCAGAAGAATACTACTATGAG AAATGGAGCGACTTCGAAATGAAAAATGTGACATTGGAATTGCAAAAATCTAGAGTCTCTAAAAGAcacaaaaagcataaaaatgtcAATGATGGAAGCAACAAACCAGACGATAAAATATTCGTCAAGTTTCAGATTGATTCTATTCCTGAACATCGCCCTTTCCTTTTGTCTAGGGACTTGGTCTATGCAAGACTTACACGTAGCAAAGCTAAAAATTTTCAG GGTGTTATCTTTCGTGTGGAGGGCAGAAAAAATATTGTACTAGTGGAGTTTGAAGAAGACTTCTACATTCAGCATGATTCGACCCAGAGATATGATATCAGCTTCTCATTCAACAGGATCTGTTTGAAAAGAGCACACCAAGCTCTTAATGCTGTGTCAGAAAATCTAATCCAGAATTTCCTATTTACTGATTCTCCATCTCGGAAAGTCATTCCCACTACTCCAGTTTTGGGTTCTCAGTTTTCTAGGATTGCTTCTGACATATCATCTACAGTGAGGCAGATTTTAAGCATTCAGGGTTCACCACCTTACCTTGTAGCAGGTCCATTGTGTGTCCCTGAGAGTAAAAATTACTCATATTCAGAAGAACCATCGAAAACTGGAAAGGTTGTTCGGGAAGCAGtggttcaaatatataaatcttCACCAGAGTGTAGAATTCTTATTAGTGCGCCGAGCAACAGTGCTTGTGATGTGCTGATGAGAAGCTTGAAGAAGGTGATACCGGAGTCGAACATGTTTCGAGCAAATGCTGCATTTCGTGAGAAAGATGAGGTACCTGACGACATCCTCTCCTCATGTCTTTACAAAAAGGAGCGTTTTGCCTGTCCATCACTTGATGGACTTAAAAAATACAGGGTGATTTTCTCCACTTTTATGAGTAGTTTTCGGCTGCATAACGAAGGCATACATGCTGGACATTTTAGTCATGTTTTTCTAGTTGATGCTTCATCTGCCATCGAGCCAGAGGCATTGGTGACTGTCGCTAATTTTTTAGACAAAAATACAACTCTTGTTGTTACTGGTAGACATGGAAATTCTTCACGATGGATTCGATCGGAAATTGCTAGGGAAAGGGGTTTAAGGACTTCATATTTTGAAAGACTATGCCAATGCAGGCCATACAGAACCCTCAATCCAAAGTTCTTTACGGATTTGGGATTACCTGATGATAGCTATAGCTTTCGGTGA